The genomic interval CCCGGGTCATACTTGAGTATCACATCGTAGACCCCCACCCCAACTCTATCTTCCTTATCAGTGAATCGGAACATAGTGCATAGGTACTCTTCGATGCAGCGGGGCCGAGACGACGTGACATACTACGATCACGTACAGAAGTGCTGCCCTTCGTCTCGGCAATATAATATGGAACCTCTCAACAGCTCCCGTTCTTTTATGGGGTCCTATCGGGATAGGTAGGCCCAAGCCTTTCCCCTCCCTCCAGAATCCCGAGGgggaaagagaaagaagaaaaaaaggaagaattTTGTTCTTTCATTTGAACGGCCTTATCTTGTATCGAAAGGTTTTTCGTGCTATACACCACGTTGAGAAAGACCAACCTCCTATGTACCGTACTCTTTTTCTACCTCGAAAGGGAGGTCCTCCTTATGATGCTACAGATGGCTGTCCGAAGTGCAAGGGGTAAACTCGGACTCGGATAGGATAGGATTGTGCGCGTCGGGCCCTTCGGGTGTCATATTTTGGCCGAGTTTACCGTACCTCCGGCCCGGTTAGGCGGCCGTAATATTTTGTTACGTTCTACCGCTCTTACGCCAGAAAGAAAAGGTTCCACACGAGCTCCCGTTCTGCGGCGTGGTGGCAGGACCGCTAGGGGAGTGGCTCCGGGTGTAGATAGGGTGAAATCTGCAGAGGTCATGCAAATAAATAGGCCCCTTCTCTTTTGGGTGAATGGGGTGCTTTAGAAGGCGCTTTCCGATCTACGGTCCCTCGGAGCGAAAGGTTAGGCAGGTAGTATGGGCCCTCTGACTTCCAGCTATGTGCTGTGCGGCTCCCGCGAAGCGAATGAAGGGAAGCTCGAAGAGCTTACGGGTGAGCTTACGCTTACTCTCAGCCTCTTTGATTGGTAGGCGGGCGGGCTAAGCCCCCTACTTAAGATTCAATTCATAAGGCTAATTTGATCTTGTCGTGACGCGGCcgactactactactactattactattactatagGCTAGCTACTTCTAGCTTCTATAGTGGCCCTTCCACTTTAGCGTAGTTTTCGTTTGTATTGGTACTGAATGAACATATCAAACAAAGGCGATCATATCATGCCATTTTATATGTATAGAGAGATCCCCTAGATATAGAGATAGAATAGATGTTCATGGATAGACAAAAATTCCATTGATTCTTAGTTTTTGGGCTGAAAAAGCTCGGCGATCCAAATGAATCATTCTTCTGGTCTCTCTTCACTCTCCGCCCCGAAACTGACCCACGGCACAGCGCCCATTCGCTTCGCGCGCGGGAAGGCAACGAAGTTCAGTTCATCAGACCGCAGCGGAGTGGAGCAGCCGCGACACGACCTTACCTTAGCTGGATCTCGCTGGTGCCACCTAAACGGTAGGTAGGCGGCGGATGTGTGACGTTTGGAGTTGTCGTTCGTGCACCTGTCCCCAATGGAAGAATGAGTGATCTTTTCCCCTGCATATCATGGCCTTACCACTCAGTCCCCGCTGGCCAGCGGGGGATTCGGTATAGCAGCTCACGTTCGTTTGAGCTGCGCGTTCCCGCTGGACTGGACACATCTTAGCTGTAGGAAGTATGGTTCCGAAAGTGACTTCGGTTCGCTAGTTCAGGCTCAACTCCTCGCTTTACGTTAGCGGACCTACAGGTCGGGCCGGGGCTCTGCGCTCTTTCTTTCTGTGTGGGACGATACCGGGGAGAGAAGGGAATGCGTCGAGGCGGCGAACAAGACAACTACATTTTTGCTTTTCCCTCCATGAGATGAGCCCAGTGCATTGGACCGATGGATAAGAGAACTGAGCTGGCCTAAAAAGAGCTTGGGCGCTCTATGTACGATGTAGACTCCATCAGATACATATcgatttctttcttttctgaTGGATCATGAAAAGATAGTTGTCTCATCAATAGATAGAAATAGGGTTCCAAACCTTATTCTTGATAGATTCCCTCTCTATCTCTTTCGATCTATCAGAACAGAGTTGGCTATCTATCAATCGATTTGAAAATAGCACGTTCATATCGCTTTTCGTTCATTTCCGCCGCGAAAACATAGCCGCCATAATAAAAGCAGGCGAAGCAGCTAGAAGCACTCGCTTCACGCCCTTGAATTCTTATTCACGGATGAATTGGGAAAGCCAACAGAAAGATTCGATATTCGATTCTGACGTAGGGCCGCCCTCCACTCCCGTCCCGGGGCGCTAAGGGGCTTTTGTTTTTGGAACAGACGGCATTGCTGACGCCTCGAATCAAGCTTTTATTGCGACATGCTATGTTTTCTTCCCCATTGCTAGTAGGTTGATGGGTCGCACGCCCGGCACACATGTTTTGGCCTTGTGTGTCCATAACTCAAAAAAAATAGGTGACCTAACGGCCGCCGCCCGACTAAACATACCAATAGTCACCAGATTCATATGAGCTACTGAGGAGTAAGCTATGATCTTCTTAAGATCGATCTGTCTTAAAGTGGTCGAGGAAGTATATATTATAGCAATCGCGCTTGGAGTATAAATgaaaggagtggaacaaagtgTCGCTTCGGGAAACATGGGTATTGAAAATCTTAAAAACCCGTAGGTTCCCAATTTTAAAGGAATTCCTGCCAAGATGACGGATCCTGCCGTAGGTGCCTCTACATGAGCTTCGGGTAACCAAATATGAACTGGTACCATAGGCACTTTGACGGCGAAAGAGGCGAAAGAAGCAATCCATAGAAAGATTTGGCGCCGCTCACTAAATTCTGTGGTTAATGAAATTTGTAAATCGGTGGTTCCTGTTTGGAAAAGAATCAACAGAATAGCTAATAGCATAAAAACAGATCCAAGTAAAGTATAAAGGAAAAACTGATATGCTGCCTTGATCTTTCTTTGTCTCGAACCCCATACCCCTATAATAATGGTAGAGTAAGGGGTGGCCCCAAAGCGGAATTGACCGGTGGTGGTTGGTCGAAGCTCCAGTAGGTAGCCACTCCCTTCTCAGAGAACCGTACGTGAGACTTCCGCCTCATACGGCTCCGTCCCGAGCTTCCGTCGTCGGCCTTGGCATTAGACCACTATCTATGCATGTATTTTCAGCCTGGACTCTCGAATCTTTTGCTTCTCGGGTGGTGGCGAACAATGGTGCTTGCGTTGCAGTAGATGCCCGCCCGAAAGAACCGCTCACTAGCTAGCCGGACTAGGGGGCCCTATCTGGAGACATACTGAAAACCATGCCTTTCGAACCGAACGCAACGCCCGTCttccaaatcaaaagaaaaaaggGCTCGTTGGGAAGAAAGATGGAGTGCGGTCTGTAGAGCACATGTAAGGCACAGTCGGGTTGCTCACGCAGCGGATCTCTCTCTATCtatagatagagagagaggtGTGAAAGGAATAGCCTTATGGCTGCCCCTCGACTTACGGCCTTTACGCTACGACTACTGTGATGTGAGCGGTTCAAATTGGTTTGATCTTTCCCAATCATTCTGGACGGAACTAGTACGCAGCACTTGTACGGAGGTGCATGCATAACATAAAGGTTTGGAACTCTTTTCTTATCTGAATCTTAAGGACAGGACCCTATTCTCGAACCCTCTGCCGAGCTCTACCCTGCCCGCATTTCCTTTTGAAGGGGCCAAAAAAATGTCTCCACCTGCTGCCAACAGTCTTTCTTCGGAATTCTACTGAACGGGTCGATCCTCCCCTCCCCCCTTTGTTTTAGCAACTTATCCTAAGGTCTCCTCACCAAGAGCTCGCCGGCGACGACAGAGGAAGCAACCCGCCTGCTGTGGCGGGGCGGCTTTTTTCTTTCACAATAAGACCTGGACGATTATCCCTACCCTCGGTAGCTTACGAGTTTACGTCCATCCCTGGTCGGGTACAGTTTCCTTTCGATTTATCCCTTGTAGCCGTTACCCGAATTCGCGCAAGTGTGTCCACACCCCCCAAACTGACTTGACGAGGAATCCATTCTCGCGAACAAACACAACCcctacacacaacacacacctAGGAGCACCCCTTCCTGCATATCCATACAAGACCCGAGTAGGCGGGTCGAGGTCCTACGAGGTACCCACTACTCGGAGTACCctccaaaaaggaaaaagatgtGTCTGTCAGGTTCGGTTCTTCTTAGTTGGGTTGGGCGGGTTCGACCAGAAATGCTATGCTTACACACAAGACTACCCCTCTTCCCGAAAGCTTCGCGGGGACTACTTTACGACGACGGACGACCGCCCGTAGGGGGTTTACTGCACAAGGCCCCTGCAGAGGAAAGGCTTTATCCCAGCGAATAGATGATGCTCAGCTCCGCACAACATAGGGATTGGCACACTTTCGGGAAGAACATAGAATAGTAGAGGATCCAGCATGCAGAACACGGCGATCATTAGAAATTCACGAATTAGAGATGCTGTAATATACTCTTTCCCATAACTTCTCATACCAGACCAACCCACTAAAATGCAAATAGGGATCAGAAATGTGGTCAATATCACGCAGAATAAAGAGATACCATCTATACCCAAATCAAAATGGATGTTTTCATAAGGAAGCCATCGAAGGCTTTCCACAAATTGAGATTTGGCCGTAGAAGGATCGAATTGTATCCGAAGAACAGGGGAATACAAAAAAGTAATAAGAGAGGCGCACAGACCAATCAATCGTATCGGTCGTATTCTTGAATTTGGAATGAAAAGAGGAGTAATGCTTCCTAGCACGGGAGAAAGAATAAGACCACTTAGATCAAAATACCATTGTTCTAACATAGAGTAGAATCGAAGATTGAAGAGATTAATTTACAACAGTAAAAAGATGGGCGCCTAATTCCAATACAATACAATAGGGGTCTATCAGTGCAAGTCAGCTGAACACCGTGATTGATGAGTGGGTAGGTGGGTTAGGTGCACCTCTCGCCCAGTGGGAAGTAATGAGGCTAGTCTCCCCCCTCCCCTGAATGAAAAAGTATGGGGGCCCCCTTCCTCTAAGGCTCTAAGGTAGAccctttctttttattttgaatttccaATAGAGAATCTTTCTAACTAAAAAAATCTCTCTGGCAAAATGCAATTCGTCGAGTTCAATCCAAGGTGCACCTTGCCTTTTTTCAGGTAGCTTTCTTACGCCTATTCAGCTAGTGGGGCATTGGTCATAGCCGAAATTCGTCGAAGGGataaaaagaagagaaagaaagggaagttttttctttctttcattcAATCCAAATAAATAAGAGAACAAAGAAAGCACTCAAAAATGAAAGTTAGATAAAGAAGTGTCAGTAAGAACTAGCACTAGACTTCTTCCCCCCTTTCTACTTTTCCTCTCTCCTTTTGTGTTGTGCTTCCACCCGGGCTTTTCATTCTGTTTTATAGAGACCCGAGGAGGAAATTGGAATCCAAATTCATGTATTGTATAAAGGTGAGGTACTTTCCCCGGCATACGAAAAGAAAATCCAGGATGACGGCTTTCCAAAAGAACGAGTAAGGGACGGGGAGAGGGATGCTCTCGAAACCAAACGAGACTAGAAAGAACATGGGAATTAGCACCATTCATATGATTTGTCTCGAAGAGACAACAAAGGGGAAGCCCTCTCTCTATCTCGGTCTCGGTTTAGCATCATATATCGATCTGGAGAAAATTTGGATTGGTTGTAGTGCGGATTAAGGAGCAGCTCCTCCATACTGTGGCTGTGGAGGTGGGTTCTGTCGCCGCCTGATAGAGGCAGAAGCGGGGGCCACCAAGAGCTATCTGCATCGAGTCTTTCGATTGAAAGAGGAAGGGAGACAATTCAAATGCCAGCGCAGAAATAGAAAGAGTCGTGCTTTAAAGTGGAATTCTTCTAAGATCCATTGCTCGATTTTGCTGCATGCTCTGCTCCCAAAATGCAGAGAAGACTTGCGAGGGCAGATCCGGGTTGGTTGGTCCGGAAAGTCATGGGAGAGGCGGGCTAAGTGAAATAATATACTATAGAATCTTATGAATCACGCACGGCACACTTTCTATATCTTCTACGTCTACAAGGTGAACAGCTTAGCTTACAGCACAGCGTGTTCGCCACCACACTGGCTGGCTGGTGCATTGGCCTTACTGTAATAAAGAGGTATGACTCTTCGATTAGAACGCTCCATATCTCGTGACACGCGGAGCGTAGCATTTTTTTTAGAAAGTCCGTATAACTTCAAAAGATTCATTCTTTATGAATCAAGTACCATTCAAAGATCAAAGAAAGGGTGCATTGCCTCTTTGAGTGAAGAAGAGAAGGGCTTTGTATAGACACTCTTGAGCCATGTTCGTCGCccccattattttatttcatttcgtTCTATTGATTGGTTCTAGCTCCAAAGAAGATATACATGGAGCTATGTCGACTTACGTACGTCTCGTTGACTAAACGATCAGGTATACCACGCCACGTATCATCCCCTCTTTCCATagaggaaagaaaaagaaaagatataGTGATCGTGCCGTAAGACCTTGTTCCTTTCTACTTTACGTTATTTTCCTCTGGTGGTGCCCTCGTGGGCACGTTCCTCTCTGGGTGGGTCTGGTCTAATCGAAGTCAACTGACTCACATGGAATAGGGGTGAGTTTTCACCGAGCTGGTCGCTTGAGTCTATAGGCTACCTCTCCTATCCGCTTTTCTACAAGGTCTACTTTCAGACCGGGCCAAGCCTTTAGGTTGTTTAAGTAGGTTTGGGCTAGGTCGTTGCGCTCCTGCCACCTCTTGTCAAAGTAGGCTGATGGGCAAGCCCCCGCCTGTCGCAATGGTGTGGGGCGTCAGAGGTCCCCGTGGCCAACTCGAAGGGGCTGAAGTTCGACGCAGAGCTTTTTGGTTGTTAAGTTATAGCAGCACTGAGCAACATCCAACAGCTCCAGTCCTTCTGGTTTCCACTAAAGTGGCTTAAGCAGCCCTCGAGGAGTCCGTTTATTCTCTCCGTCTGAGCTTTCAAAGATATACCGACCGTAGGTATCTGACCATCAGATACCGACAGCTGTCTTCTAAGATTACCGACATTTCGGGTTTTCATAAATTTCACATAAGATAAAAGTTCTTTTCATCATCAGAAACAACCTGATTTCCGACCTCTTGCATTGCATTACCATAACGAAAACGAACATTCAAAAAAGAGATTGCTCTTGTGATTCGGAATGAAGCTTTATCGGTCGAGGAAAGGAATAGCGATAGATTTCTATAGAGCATCCAGGAACAAGCAGATTCAATCGGACGACGAATTcttgcatggtccaaggaaaTCAAAGGTCCGCTTCCACGATTTCATCTATATGGAATCTCAACATATCAGAATAGCTTATATAGTCATGATTCAATTCATGAATTAGCTCACTATGAGGCTTGAGGCTActacatttagaaatatatattcatttttataatatataataatatagtctATCATTCGTGTCTCTGTTACAACACGGCGAAACTAAATGGTTCGAATgaatgaagagaaaaaaaaagaagaatgtTTAGGCTGTACAC from Salvia splendens isolate huo1 unplaced genomic scaffold, SspV2 ctg368, whole genome shotgun sequence carries:
- the LOC121789912 gene encoding NADH-ubiquinone oxidoreductase chain 4-like, with the protein product MLEQWYFDLSGLILSPVLGSITPLFIPNSRIRPIRLIGLCASLITFLYSPVLRIQFDPSTAKSQFVESLRWLPYENIHFDLGIDGISLFCVILTTFLIPICILVGWSGMRSYGKEYITASLIREFLMIAVFCMLDPLLFYVLPESVPIPMLCGAEHHLFAGIKPFLCRGLVQ